A region from the Benincasa hispida cultivar B227 chromosome 10, ASM972705v1, whole genome shotgun sequence genome encodes:
- the LOC120089242 gene encoding BURP domain-containing protein BNM2A-like, translating to MQEGTFCNLTFIFYFLLVLGSSYARMLQSEVDDKKMIETNKDPSLNVFFTPNDLQLGKRMPIFFPIKNISEIPKPLPKKMADKIPFSVTNLSYLLHFFSISKDSPQAKAMEYTLTQCELEPMEGETKFCATSFESLYRSTRGFFGSGSVKAEATVYPKNFKTELQNYTILEEPIKIWAPRILSCHLMPYPYLVLYCHSQVSDNILYKVILEGENGDRVKSVAICHIDTSEWDSDHVVFRVLNVEPGASSVCHFYPRDNIVFVSDV from the exons ATGCAAGAGGGTACTTTTTGTAATTTGACTTTCATTTTCTACTTCCTTCTTGTTCTTGGG TCCAGCTATGCCAGGATGTTACAATCAGAAGTTGATGATAAAAAGATGATTGAAACAAACAAAGATCCTTCACTCAATGTTTTCTTCACTCCAAATGATCTACAACTTGGAAAAAGGATGCCAATCTTCTTCCCAATCAAAAACATTTCAGAAATACCAAAACCTCTTCCCAAAAAAATGGCTGACAAAATCCCTTTTTCAGTAACAAATCTCTCTTAtcttcttcacttcttctccATCTCTAAAGATTCTCCTCAAGCCAAGGCTATGGAATACACTCTCACACAGTGTGAGCTTGAGCCTATGGAAGGAGAGACCAAGTTTTGTGCTACCTCTTTCGAATCCTTGTACCGTTCGACACGTGGATTTTTCGGGTCCGGCTCGGTGAAGGCTGAGGCTACTGTGTATCCAAAGAACTTCAAAACAGAATTGCAAAACTACACAATCTTGGAAGAACCCATCAAAATTTGGGCTCCAAGAATACTGTCTTGCCATTTGATGCCATATCCTTATTTGGTTTTGTATTGTCACAGCCAAGTGAGTGATAACATATTGTATAAGGTGATTCTTGAAGGTGAAAATGGAGATAGAGTTAAAAGTGTGGCTATTTGTCATATTGATACTTCTGAGTGGGATAGTGACCATGTGGTTTTTAGAGTGTTGAATGTTGAGCCTGGTGCTTCCTCTGTTTGCCATTTCTACCCTCGAGATAACATTGTTTTTGTTTCTGATGTTTGA
- the LOC120089439 gene encoding ATP-dependent Clp protease proteolytic subunit 6, chloroplastic isoform X1 gives MAVASAFTASLSFSVSSHNRTSSISQLSRRNSHRSIVSALPRPYGDSSTIGLSSKTMGEPLHVDDKDFLHTSTSYGPIEARKGNPPIMPAVMTPGGPLDLSSVLFRNRIIFIGQPVNSIVAQRVISQLVTLATIDEDADILVYLNCPGGSTYSVLAIYDCMSWIKPKVGTVCFGVAASQGALLLAGGEKGMRYAMPNSRIMIHQPQSGCGGHVEDVRRQVNEAVQSRHKIDKMYAAFTGQPIEKVQQYTERDRFLSVSEALEFGLIDGVLETEY, from the exons ATGGCAGTAGCTTCAGCCTTTACTGCATCTCTCAGTTTCTCTGTCTCTTCGCACAATCGAACGTCATCCATTTCTCAACTTTCTCGAAG AAATTCACACAGGTCCATTGTGTCTGCCTTGCCGAGGCCGTACGGCGACTCCTCGACAATTG GATTATCGAGTAAAACAATGGGGGAACCTCTACACGTTGACGATAAAGACTTTCTTCACACCAGTACAAG TTATGGGCCGATAGAGGCTAGGAAAGGTAATCCACCCATTATGCCTGCAGTGATGACACCAGGAGGGCCTTTGGATCTCTCTTCTGTGTTATTTAGGAATCGTATAATATTTATTGGTCAACCTGTCAACTCAATCGTGGCACAGCGAGTCATATCACAGCTTGTGACTCTAGCAACAATTGATGAGGATGCAGATATCCTG GTATATTTGAATTGCCCTGGTGGAAGTACATACTCGGTATTAGCAATTTATGATTGTATGTCTTGG ATAAAGCCTAAGGTTGGAACAGTGTGCTTTGGAGTTGCTGCAAGCCAAGGGGCTCTTCTCCTTGCAGGTGGAGAAAAGGGAATGCGTTATGCTATGCCCAATTCTCGAATTATGATACATCAGCCACAAAGTGGATGTGGG GGTCACGTGGAGGATGTCAGACGTCAAGTCAATGAAGCAGTTCAATCACGCCAT AAAATTGACAAGATGTATGCTGCATTTACTGGCCAACCTATAGAGAAAGTACAACAGTACACGGAGAGGGATCGATTTTTGTCTGTTTCCGAG GCTTTAGAGTTTGGACTCATTGACGGTGTGCTGGAAACAGAATACTGA
- the LOC120089439 gene encoding ATP-dependent Clp protease proteolytic subunit 6, chloroplastic isoform X2 — protein sequence MAVASAFTASLSFSVSSHNRTSSISQLSRRNSHRSIVSALPRPYGDSSTIGLSSKTMGEPLHVDDKDFLHTSTSYGPIEARKGNPPIMPAVMTPGGPLDLSSVLFRNRIIFIGQPVNSIVAQRVISQLVTLATIDEDADILVYLNCPGGSTYSVLAIYDCMSWIKPKVGTVCFGVAASQGALLLAGGEKGMRYAMPNSRIMIHQPQSGCGGHVEDVRRQVNEAVQSRHKIDKMYAAFTGQPIEKVQQYTERDRFLSVSEKPDG from the exons ATGGCAGTAGCTTCAGCCTTTACTGCATCTCTCAGTTTCTCTGTCTCTTCGCACAATCGAACGTCATCCATTTCTCAACTTTCTCGAAG AAATTCACACAGGTCCATTGTGTCTGCCTTGCCGAGGCCGTACGGCGACTCCTCGACAATTG GATTATCGAGTAAAACAATGGGGGAACCTCTACACGTTGACGATAAAGACTTTCTTCACACCAGTACAAG TTATGGGCCGATAGAGGCTAGGAAAGGTAATCCACCCATTATGCCTGCAGTGATGACACCAGGAGGGCCTTTGGATCTCTCTTCTGTGTTATTTAGGAATCGTATAATATTTATTGGTCAACCTGTCAACTCAATCGTGGCACAGCGAGTCATATCACAGCTTGTGACTCTAGCAACAATTGATGAGGATGCAGATATCCTG GTATATTTGAATTGCCCTGGTGGAAGTACATACTCGGTATTAGCAATTTATGATTGTATGTCTTGG ATAAAGCCTAAGGTTGGAACAGTGTGCTTTGGAGTTGCTGCAAGCCAAGGGGCTCTTCTCCTTGCAGGTGGAGAAAAGGGAATGCGTTATGCTATGCCCAATTCTCGAATTATGATACATCAGCCACAAAGTGGATGTGGG GGTCACGTGGAGGATGTCAGACGTCAAGTCAATGAAGCAGTTCAATCACGCCAT AAAATTGACAAGATGTATGCTGCATTTACTGGCCAACCTATAGAGAAAGTACAACAGTACACGGAGAGGGATCGATTTTTGTCTGTTTCCGAG AAACCAGATGGTTAG